One part of the Arabidopsis thaliana chromosome 4, partial sequence genome encodes these proteins:
- a CDS encoding uncharacterized protein (unknown protein; BEST Arabidopsis thaliana protein match is: unknown protein (TAIR:AT5G45095.1); Has 30201 Blast hits to 17322 proteins in 780 species: Archae - 12; Bacteria - 1396; Metazoa - 17338; Fungi - 3422; Plants - 5037; Viruses - 0; Other Eukaryotes - 2996 (source: NCBI BLink).), with the protein MSQSRDIGELLFVWEQWLDGEGDGERQNPNLEVGCGLQSCKVATPSVWPISYHEGSALRISLTTGLYLGPLLASYSESLSRTHDIASFWIIRTPIKQPQVRLVQSLTWPPTVSQPIECVWQVLDPCIKALQRILLVLEAILLYGEKKLFSFMERTIPSCLFFLTILLTCVEDVMRLDPARPTVMESFLTSRCRMTVTTHQPPELFVEVLATNHDVACGKMLFSSCLQLFVDLQSFYPNYLYVASTCALSLSFKALMFWELFSIFVIFCFG; encoded by the exons ATGTCTCAAAGTCGAGATATCGGAGAGTTGCTTTTTGTTTGGGAGCAATGGCTCGACGGAGAGGGTGACGGCGAGCggcaaaaccctaatctcgaAG TTGGTTGTGGACTCCAATCTTGCAAAGTAGCGACACCTTCTGTTTGGCCTATTAGTTACCATG AAGGATCTGCTCTTCGAATTTCGTTAACGACAGGATTATATCTTGGACCGTTACTTGCGTCTTATTCGGAGAGTTTGTCGAGGACGCACGACATCGCTTCCTTCTGGATCATACGCACCCCAATCAAACAACCACAAGTTAGACTTGTTCAATCCCTGACTTGGCCTCCTACCGTCTCGCAACCTATTGAGTGTGTTTGGCAAGTCTTGGATCCTTGTATTAAAGCTCTTCAACGAATTCTACTCGTCCTTGAGG CCATCCTCCTTTATGGAGAGAAAAAGTTGTTCTCCTTTATGGAGAGAACCATTCCTTCATGTCTGTTTTTCCTAACCATTCTTCTGACTTGTGTAGAAGATGTAATGCGTCTTGACCCGGCGAGACCTACGGTTATGGAGTCCTTTTTAACGTCACGTTGTCGTATGACAGTGACCACTCATCAACCTCCCGAATTGTTCGTGGAAGTGCTTGCGACCAACCATGACGTTGCTTGTGGCAAGATGCTCTTTAGCTCATGTCTCCAATTGTTTGTGGATCTACAGTCGTTTTATCCTAATTATCTATATGTTGCATCGACGTGTGCTTTGTCTTTGagtttcaaagctttgatgttCTGGGAACTCTTTTCTATCTTTGTAATATTTTGCTTCGGTTGA